Below is a genomic region from Streptomyces ferrugineus.
ACCCGGTGGGTCTACCCACGGCGACGGCACGGGACACGACGCACCGGCGGCGAGCGTTCGCGGCAGGGTCACCGCCAGCGCCCGATCTCGACGTTCTCCAGCACACCGAGGGCGTCCGGCACCAGCACCGCGGCCGAGTAGTACGCCGTCACCAGGTACTTGATGATGGCCTGTTCGTTGATGCCCATGAAACGGCAGGACAGGCTCGGCTCGATCTCGTCCGGGATGCCCGACTGCTGCAGCCCGATGACGCCCTGCTCCGCCTCGCCCGTACGCATGGCGATGATCGAGGTCGTACGGGCCTCGGTGACCGGGATCTTGTTGCACGGGAAGATCGGCACCCCGCGCCAGGTGGGGATGCGGTTGCCGGCCATCTCGATGGTCTCGGGGACCAGTCCGCGCTTGTTCAGCTCACGCCCGAACGCCGAGATCGCGCGCGGGTGGGCGAGGAACAGCTTGGTGCCGCGCCGGCGGCTCAGCAGCTCGTCCATGTCGTCGGGGCTGGGCACGCCGTCGTGCGGCTGGAGCCGCTGGTCGTACTCGCAGTTGTTGAGCAGCCCGAACTCGCGGTTGTTGATGAGCTCGTTCTCCTGGCGCTCCTTCAGGGCCTCCACGGTCAGCCGGAGCTGCTGCTCGGTCTGGTTCATCGGCTGGTTGTACAGGTCGGCCACGCGCGTGTGGATGCGCAGCACGGTCTGGGCGATGCTCAGTTCGTACTCGCGGGGGCGGGCCTCGTAGTCGACGAAGGTGTGCGGGATGTCCGGCTCGCCGCTGTGGCCGGCCGCGAGGTCGACCGCCTTCTCGCCGTATTTGTTGGTGCGCTGCTCGGGGATCGCCCGCAGCCGCTCGATGTGCTCGCGCAGCGAGTCCGCGCGCTCAGCGACCTGCTCGACGTCCTGACGGGGCAGGACGAGCACCGTGCAGGCGGTGACCGCGCGGGCCGTGTACTCCCAGATGGCGTCGGAGTCGAGCAGCGCCTGCTCGCCGAGGTAGGCGCCGTCGGCGAGGACGCCGAGGGACTCGTCCTCCCCGTAGGGGCCGGTGCCGAGCTTCTCCACCCTGCCGTGCGCCAGCAGGAGGACCTCGTCGGTCTGGCTGCCGAACGAGGCGATCACGGCGCCCGCCGGGAACTCGCGCTGCTGGCAGCGCCGGGCGAGCTCCGAGAGCACTTCCTCGTCCTCGTACGACCGCAGCGCCGGGAGTTCGGTGAGCTCGTGCGGGATGACCTCGACGCGGTCGCCGGTCTTCACGAACGTGATGCGGCCGTCTCCGACGGCGTAGGTCAGACGCCGGTTCACCCGGTATGTGCCGCCCTGTACGTTCACCCAAGGCAGCATGCGAAGCAGCCAGCGGGAACTGATCTCCTGCATCTGCGGCGCGGACTTGGTCGTGGTAGCCAGGTTCCGCGCGGCCGAGGTGCCGAGACTCTGCTGCGGCTTGCCCTGCTCCGTGCGGACCTCTTCGCCTACCGACATAAGGAATTGCCCTCCCGGTCGTACACCGGCACCGATCTGGCGCCACGCATCGCGATCTGCACCACCGAGCTTTCCATCACGGAGCGTGCCGGTGCTATTACACGAAAGAGCGGGAATGGATCACGCCGAGCTGGGCAAATAGAGGGCTCTTGTCCACGGGCGCGTGCGGCGGAGCACGGGTAAAGCACGGGTACGAGGCGGCCGCGCACGGCGGCCGGCGCACGGTGTGAAGGGGGCGGCCATGGCCACACCCATGTCCGCGAGCAGATTCCTGCAGAGACTCAAGGCGGAGGGCGCGAGGGTCGTCGAGGTGGGCGACTGGGAGCACCACAACCGCAACCACGTGGGGCCGTGGGGCCCGGTGCACGGCGTGATGATCCACCACACGGTCACCAAGGGCAGCGCGCACACGGTGGAGTTGTGCCGCAAAGGCTATGCGGGGCTGCCCGGTCCGCTGTGCCACGGCGTCATCACCAAGGACGGCAGGGTCCACCTCGTCGGCTACGGCCGCGCCAACCATGCCGGGCTCGGCGACGACGACGTCCTGCGCGCGGTCATCGCGGAGCGGGCCCTGCCGGCCGACAACGAGGCCAACACCGACGGCAACCGGCATTTCTACGGCTTCGAGTGCGAGAACCTGGGCGACGGGAGGGATCCGTGGCCGGAGGTCCAGCTGGAGGCGATCGAGCGGGTCTCGGCGGCGGTCTGCCGGCATCACGGCTGGACGGAGCGGTCGGTGATCGGGCATCTGGAGTGGCAGCCGGGGAAGGTGGATCCGCGCGGGTTCACCATGGCCTGGATGCGGGGGCGGATTCGGGAGCGGTTGCGGTAGGGCGGAGGCCTCGGGTGGGTGGGGGTTCGCGTTGATGCCTGCGGCGCCTGTGCGGGTTCGGTGGGGGTGCGCGTAGCGCCTGCGGGTGTTTTGTGGGTCGGGGCCGTGGCGGGGGTGTCCGTCCTCGGACCGGCGGCTGGGGTTGGGCAGGGTGCTGAGCGTTTCTTGACGCCGGCCACTGCGGGCGGACACCCCCCGCCACGTCCCCTTCCCGCCGTACGCGGCTGCGGGTCCTTGGGGCCCCTGGTCACCGAGTGACAATGGCCTTGTGTCCAGCACCGATCTTTCCGCTCTCCGGCCCCGG
It encodes:
- a CDS encoding family 2B encapsulin nanocompartment shell protein, which translates into the protein MSVGEEVRTEQGKPQQSLGTSAARNLATTTKSAPQMQEISSRWLLRMLPWVNVQGGTYRVNRRLTYAVGDGRITFVKTGDRVEVIPHELTELPALRSYEDEEVLSELARRCQQREFPAGAVIASFGSQTDEVLLLAHGRVEKLGTGPYGEDESLGVLADGAYLGEQALLDSDAIWEYTARAVTACTVLVLPRQDVEQVAERADSLREHIERLRAIPEQRTNKYGEKAVDLAAGHSGEPDIPHTFVDYEARPREYELSIAQTVLRIHTRVADLYNQPMNQTEQQLRLTVEALKERQENELINNREFGLLNNCEYDQRLQPHDGVPSPDDMDELLSRRRGTKLFLAHPRAISAFGRELNKRGLVPETIEMAGNRIPTWRGVPIFPCNKIPVTEARTTSIIAMRTGEAEQGVIGLQQSGIPDEIEPSLSCRFMGINEQAIIKYLVTAYYSAAVLVPDALGVLENVEIGRWR
- a CDS encoding N-acetylmuramoyl-L-alanine amidase, with amino-acid sequence MATPMSASRFLQRLKAEGARVVEVGDWEHHNRNHVGPWGPVHGVMIHHTVTKGSAHTVELCRKGYAGLPGPLCHGVITKDGRVHLVGYGRANHAGLGDDDVLRAVIAERALPADNEANTDGNRHFYGFECENLGDGRDPWPEVQLEAIERVSAAVCRHHGWTERSVIGHLEWQPGKVDPRGFTMAWMRGRIRERLR